From the genome of Lotus japonicus ecotype B-129 chromosome 6, LjGifu_v1.2, one region includes:
- the LOC130724826 gene encoding uncharacterized protein LOC130724826, with protein sequence MPGPWLTWNVRGLGGTMKREAVKKALQQLKPELILLQETKLNEQRKRTVEQWTQSLQMNHVEVQSVGAAGGLMCLWKESSFQVQSVVTDTNFIFLSVKIPNYEHPILVGNVYGPHSLAERRLCFEALKVHVLSHTGMVFLGGDFNAVLLGSERSSGGVLDVGDVVFQQFVTETNLSDLPLLNGKFTWYSSRNDGLWSRLDRWLVSDEVMLSFSNISQSVYAWNVSDHRAVGLVFGEPDSGPKPFHYFNHWVDDDGFYEVVETWWRSAVYQGWSGYILQQKLKGLKGKIREWRKGKGVWGVEKIMCLENKLQEVMGEMEEQGGAEALSKERREILEVLWKAYREEERTWRQKSRVRWLKEGDRNTKYFHRICKARIVKKKYHPVKLSGKRLNYPKGN encoded by the coding sequence ATGCCGGGGCCTTGGCTCACATGGAATGTGCGTGGGCTAGGTGGAACTATGAAAAGAGAGGCTGTCAAAAAAGCACTTCAGCAATTGaaaccagaattgattctattaCAAGAAACAAAATTGAATGAACAGAGGAAACGGACAGTTGAACAGTGGACTCAAAGTTTGCAGATGAATCATGTCGAGGTTCAGTCAGTGGGAGCAGCAGGTGGCCTCATGTGTCTGTGGAAGGAAAGCAGCTTTCAAGTTCAGTCAGTGGTGACAgacactaattttatttttttgtctgTAAAAATACCAAATTATGAGCACCCAATTCTGGTGGGGAATGTTTATGGCCCCCATTCTTTGGCGGAACGTAGACTATGTTTTGAGGCTTTGAAAGTACACGTACTAAGTCATACAGGAATGGTGTTTCTTGGGGGCGATTTTAACGCTGTTTTACTAGGATCGGAGAGGTCTTCAGGAGGAGTTCTTGATGTAGGCGATGTGGTTTTTCAACAATTTGTCACTGAAACCAACTTATCAGACCTGCCCCTGCTAAATGGCAAGTTCACGTGGTACTCAAGTCGTAACGATGGCCTATGGAGTCGATTGGACAGATGGCTTGTGTCGGACGAGGTGATGTTATCTTTTTCGAATATTTCACAATCTGTGTATGCATGGAATGTTTCAGATCATAGAGCAGTAGGTTTGGTGTTTGGTGAACCTGACTCTGGCCCTAAACCTTTCCACTATTTTAATCATTGGGTGGATGATGATGGATTTTATGAGGTGGTCGAAACCTGGTGGAGGTCTGCAGTTTACCAAGGTTGGTCGGGATATATTTTGCAGCAAAAATTAAAGGGTCTGAAGGGGAAAATAAGAGAGTGGCGCAAGGGGAAAGGGGTGTGGGGGGTGGAAAAAATTATGTGCTTAGAGAATAAATTGCAGGAAGTGATGGGGGAAATGGAGGAGCAAGGGGGGGCGGAGGCTTTGTCTAAGGAGAGGAGGGAGATTTTGGAAGTTTTATGGAAAGCATACCGCGAGGAGGAAAGAACTTGGCGTCAGAAATCAAGGGTGCGGTGGTTGAAGGAGGGTGATCGGAATACAAAGTACTTTCATCGCATCTGTAAAGCAagaatagtaaaaaaaaaatatcacccAGTTAAGTTATCAGGGAAGAGACTTAACTACCCCAAGGGAAATTAA